CCGGCCGACAGGCCGTCCCTGCCGATCCGGTAGGCCAGTTCGAACGCCTCGCGCAGTTCGTCCCGGTCACCGATGTACCGGCCGTCCTCAGTCATGAACTTGCTGCCCAGCTGGCCCAGGCGGATGCTCCAGACGTGGCGGATGTTGGGGCAGATCACCGCGCGCTCCTGGAACTTCCGCAGTTCCTTGCCCAGGGTGATGAAGCCGTCCCAGTCCGGGGCGCGGGCGGCGAGCTCCTTCGGGTCGGTGGTGATCCCGGCTTCCTGAAGCAGGTCGGCGCGGTAGAACAGCCCGGTGGGGCCGGTGTCCATGGGGAACGCGATCATCCGGCCCTCGGGCGTGACGCACTCGTTCCACTTCCAGTCCAGGTACCGGTCCTTCAGCTCGGCCGCGCCGAAGTCGTTGAGGTCGACGAAGACGTCCTGGTTGGGGAAGTAGGTGGCCACGTCGGAGTTGATGCCGATGATGTCCGGCACCAGGGACTTGCCGGCGAGCGCGGTACGCACCTTGGTGTTGAAATGGCCGCCGATGTTGGTGCGGCTGAGTCTCAAGCCCTGAGCCCCGGGAATGCCCTTCGTCTCCGCCCGGGTGACCAGCTCGTCGCTCACCGACCGGTCCCAGGTCCACAGCGTGATCTCATCCGGGTCGCCTAGCGAGCGCTGCGACCCGCAGCCGGCCGGCCCGAAGCCTCCGGCGGCCGCTCCGGCGCCCAGCGCCAGAAACCGTCTTCGTGACACTGCCATGGACACGTGCACCACCTTCCGAGCGAGCGGCCCAGCCCCTGAACTCTCGGGCGGTTGCCGAACAGACATCGCGAACGGCCGTTCTGGTTGAACGGGGGCGGCGTGCTTGAGGAGGCTCAGCACGCCGCCGGCACGCTGCACACATCGCCGCCCATGAGCGGCGGTGCGGACCTCATGGCCCACAGGACGAAGTGGCCGCGCACCTTCGTGTCCGTAAGCCCGGGCGGCCGACCTCCGGCATGCCCCTGCTGTTGACTTCGGTGACCCACGCGAACGCGGCCGCTGAAGTACTGCGGATACGTCGTGTCCGAACCGCCAGCCGTGACTCACCCATGGAGAGGCCTCCTGTCACCACCGATGCGGAGATCGCCTTGCGGTCGTACTCTCGCCCGGCCTCCGCCTCCGCCTCCGCCTCCGCCTCCGCCTCCGCCTCCGCCTCCGCCTCCGCCTCCGCCTCCGCCTCCGCCTCCGCCTCCGCCTTCGTCGCACGCCGCGGCCCGGTCGGAGCCGCTCGCGGCACGTGCCGTCCTCGAGGCCGCCCGCGAACCGACCGGCCCCGGTTCGCGCCCACCGCCGCGTGTTACCTGAGATACGCGGCGAGCGGGAGGTTCTGGCGGCGCACGTCACCGGCGACGAGCCCGGCGATCCGCTGGGCGCCGTAGGTGTCGAAGTGGGTGTGGTCGTTGCAGAAGAAGGTGCCCAGGGGACCGCTGCCTCCGTAGTCGCCGTTGTTCGGGCAGAAGTGGAGACTGTTGTAGAGCGAGACACTGAGTGTCTGCAGGTCGATGACGGGCGCCCTGGTGGCGGAGCCGGCGGCGAAGGTCTCGTTGACGAAGCCGCGGTTCTTGGTCGCTGTGCTGCCGGAGCAGGTGATGGCGGCGACCGGGGTGAGCAGCACCGGGTGCGCGCCCCGGGCCAGGGCGGCCTGCGCCATCATGGTCATCAGCTGTTGGTACCGGGCCGGGCCGACGTGCCGGGGGCAGGTCGAGGAGGAGTCGTTGATGCCGAACTGGATGAACAGGTAGTCACCGGCCTTCATTCCGGTGGTCGAGTTCAGCATCGCCTGCCAGCGGGACGAGTACGTGCTGGAGGTGAGGCGGCACTCACCGTCCGAGCCCTTGGTGCTGCTCACGTTCCCCTCGTACAGCCAGGTCTGGATGCTGCGGCCTCCCACGGCTTGGTTCTTGACGGTCACGTCGCTGTTGAACAGGGCGTCGAACTGGCTGCCCCAGCCGACCGGGCACCGGCCGGAGCTCGGGTTGGCCATGGTGGAGTCGCCGGCCAGCCACACGGTGACCGGCGCGGCGGCCGCCGGTGCGGCCGAGGTCTGGGCGTGGGAGGCACTGGTGCAGTTCGTGGCGACACGGTCCGCCGCGGACGCGGCGCTGACACCGAGGCTCGACAAGGCGATCACGAGCGCGGTCGTGATGAGAATCCGTAAGTTCCTCAACGGGTCCCTCCTTGGGACTGGCGCCGGGCGTCGGTCAGCGCAGGTACGCGGCCAGGGGCAGGCGCTGCTCGCGGATGCTTTGGAGCACCAGCCCGCCCATCTGGCTCGCGCCGTATTGAGAGAAGTGGGTGTTGTCCGTGACACCGTCGACGGATGAGCGCAGGAAGAGCTGTGCGGAGGCGGACGGGCCGAGAGACTCGACCAGCGTCTTGCTCTTGGTGGTCAGATCGATCACTGGCACGTTCTGCGCCGTGCCGACCGAGCGCATCTCGGCGGGCAGGTTCACTTGGAGGCCGTTGACGTGCAGTGCTGTGGGCGTGAGCCGGCTGCCGTTGAACTGTCGGCGGACCGGCGGGGTCACCAGGACCGGGACGCCGCCCTTCGCACGGACCTGCGTGATCATGGAGGTGAGGTTGCTCCGGAAGGCCGACGCGCTGGTCTGCTTGTCGTTGTGCCCGAACTGGATGAACACCGCGTCGTTTGCCTTGACCTTCGACAACAGCGCCGGGAAGAGCGCCGAGTTCCTCAGGAAGCTGCCCGAACTCTCCCCCGAGTCCGCGTAGTTGGCGACGGACGCTCCTGGGCGCACCGCCGGCGTGATCATCTGGCCCCAGCCCGTGTACGGGGCCACGGGCTGGTCGCACACGGTCGAGTCACCGGCGAGGTAGGCGACCAGCGGCTGAGTCGCCGGTTTCACGGAGACGGCCTTCACCTGCGGGTTGGTGCCCGCGAACCGGATGTCCAGCCCGGGGTTTCCGGTGCCGCCCTGGCCGGTCGGCTGCCCCTCCGGCTGCCGTACGTTGACCGTGAACGAGTACGTGGCGTTGGCACCGGCCGCCGTTTTCGTCGCCGGAAGCATCAGGCGTCGCGCCTCCACCCACATGTCGGTCTCGGCGGCAGTGACACCGCCGATGGAGACCGTCACGTCGTAGTTGCCGGGAGAGACCGCGTAGTGACACTTGATCGGCGCAGTGCCGGAACAACCGGCTGGCAGCGCCCGCGTGGCGACATCGGCATGCGCCGCACCGGTGCCGACCAGCGTCGCAAGAGTCAGCAGGCCCACCACTCCCAGCCTGACCCCGTGCCCTTCGAGACCCGATGCCATGTCCATTGCAATCACCAATCCCCATCCTTGACCGGAGAGTTGCCCGGGTTGAGGTCCATGGCCCGTCGCTCAGGCCTGGGTGAAGCCGTTCATGATCGCTGTGGGCCGTTTGCTGGAGGAGTCCCAGGCGCCCATGTTGTAGCCGGTGAACGGGGACATGCACTCCGGCTCCCAGTAGAAGATCCCCTGCCCGCCGTTGGCCTTGAGGGCCTTGATGTAGGCGACCAGCGAGGCCTGGGTGGCGGAGACCCGGTCCACCCGGCCACCGAACTCGCTCTGCAGGAACGGTTTGCCGTAGGCGGCGGAGATCTTCTTCATGTTCGCCACGATCCCGGGGGCGAGGTCGGCACTGCCGTAGGACGAGAACACCGACATGTCCCACTTGCCGCCGCTCGCCGCGAAGCGGCTGAAGAACGTCGTCATCACGTCGCACTTCTGCGGCTGGGCCAGGTGGATGCACACCGTCGAGTTCGGCGACACCGCCTTGACCTGGTCGTATGCGGCGTTGAGCAGACCGGTCATCTGCGCCCCGTTGGAGACGCTGCCGACGGGGCGGCAGATCCCGCTGTTGATCTCGTTGCCGATCTGGACCCAGGTGGGGAGCACGTCGTTGCTCCTCATGACCGTCATGGTCTGGTTCACGTACGTGCCCATCGCGGTGCGCATCTGGCTGTAGTTCATGTTCCGCCAGGCCGCGGGCGGGTTCTGCACGCCGACGGAGTTCCAGGTGTCGCCGAACATGTAGTCGAGCATGATCGACATGCCGGCGGCCTTGACCCGCTTGGCGAAGGCGGCGACCTCGTGGATGCCGCAGTGCCCGTTGGCCGGGTCGTTGGACGGGTTGACGAAGGTGCGCAGGCGTACGGCGGTGATGCCGTAGCCCTTGAGGATCGTCAGCAGGTCCTGGGTCTGCCCGCTCGCGTTCTTCCAGGAGTAGCCGCGCGCCTCCATCTGAGGCGCCCAGCTGATGTCGACGCCCTTGACGAAGCTCGCGGCGGCCTCGGCAGGCGTCTCGAGTTCGGCGAACGCGGCGGCCGTGGCGAGCGCCCCGGCGGTCGCGGTGGTGGCCCTGAGCAGGGTTCGCCGGCTGATGCGCCCGGCAGCTGGTGTGGGGGGTTGCGGGGACATGGTAGGTCCTTTCCTTCCGTCGGCCGTGGGTGAGACGTCGCGGTCGGCGGAGAGCGGATCAGTGAGAAAGAGACTTCCAGGAGCGAGGCGGGTGATGGGGGCAACTGGCGCTCAGGGTCAGGGAGTTGGTGTAGCGCGTGCGATCCAGCCGATGCTGCCTCCCTCGGTGTGGCGACAACTGAGGCAGGACTGTTGCGAGTGGCGCGTGTCGGAGAGAGCGGCCTTGGCATGCCAGGGACGCTCCTCCAGGTCGGAGCTGTGAGCGATCACAGAAGTGTTGCGACGAAAGTGCGCAATCGCATCACAACGAACCGGAGGTGCATCACGCAGCTTCCCGATCGGGCACGAAGCTGTCAACCATTGCTCACCGATCCAATGGAAGAAGCAGTGCGATCCTGTGGGCGGGTGTTCGCCGTGCCTCGACTGCGGGTCGTCTGAACCGGTTGGAGTCATCCCAGTTCAAGTGCCCTTTCAGAAGGAATGCGGCGACGGGGACGAGGCTGTGCGCGGGCATCTCGTCGGCTCACACTCGAACACACTCGAACAGGGAAAGCCAACAGAATGCTTGACGGGCTATCAGTGGATTCCTACCCTCGCAGCGAATGGGAGCGTTCCCACGCTATGGGCAGACCGCCGTCTCCGCGATCTTCACATAGCCCCCCACACATCGGAGGTCATCGTGACCGACCCGCACCGGTATCCGCGCACCGCATCGCCCCCAAGGCGATTCCAACGCCGGTCGAGCAAGCGGCTGTTCCGCGGCCTGACGGCCGCCACCGCCCTGGCCCTCGCCGCACTCACCGGACTGCCGCAGACCGCGCACGCCGCGACCGCGCGGCAGGTGGAACGCCTGGATCGGGGCCTGACCAGCGTCCACACCGGCAGCGGGAACCTGGTGTCGTGGCGGTGGCTGGCCACTGACCCCAACGACGTGGCCTTCAACGTCTACCGCGGCGCCACCAGGCTCAACTCCTCGCCCCTGACCACCTCGACGAACTATCTGGACGCCGGCGCCCCGGACTCGGCGGACTACACGGTGCGCGCGGTGGTGAACGGCGTCGAGCAGGCGCCGTCCGAGCACGCGCTCCAGTTCCGCACCGGGTACAAGGACGTGCCGATCTCCCCGCCGCCCGGAGGCACGTCACCGGGCAACTCGCCGTACACCTACGAGGCCAACGACGCCTCCGTCGGCGACCTCGACGGCGACGGCACCCTGGACATCGTTCTGAAGTGGCAGCCGACGAACGCCAAGGACAACTCCCAGTCCGGCTACACCGGCAACACGATCGTCGACGGCATCAAGCTCGACGGCACTCGCCTGTGGCGTGTCGACCTGGGCCGCAACATACGCTCCGGCGCGCACTACACGCAGTTCCAGGTGTACGACTACGACGGCGACGGCAAGGCCGAGGTCGCCATGAAGACCGCCGACGGCACGAAGGACGGAACCGGCGCGGTCATAGGCAGTTCGTCGGCCGATCACCGCAACTCCAGCGGCTACGTCCTGTCCGGCCCCGAGTATCTGACGATGTTCAACGGGCAGAAGGGCAAGGCGATGCAGTCCGTCGACTACGTCCCAGGCCGTGGCACGGTGTCGTCCTGGGGGGACTCCTACGGCAACCGCGTGGACCGTTTCCTGGCGGGCACGGCGTATCTGGACGGCTCCCGCCCTTCGGTGATCATGGCTCGTGGCTACTACACCCGCGCGGTGATCGCGGCATGGGACTGGCGGAACGGGCAGTTCACCCGCCGGTGGACCTTCGACTCCAACGCCAACAGCGGCTACGCCGGCCAGGGCAACCACCAACTGTCGGTCGCGGACGTCGACGGCGACGGCAAGGACGAGATCGTCTACGGCGCGATGGCCGTCGACGACAACGGCGACGGCCTGTGGACGACACGGAACGGCCACGGGGACGCGATGCACGTGGGCGACCTCGACCCGTCCCGGCCGGGTCTGGAGGAGTTCAAGGTCGACGAGGACGGTTCCAAGCCGTCCTCCTGGATGGCGGATGCGAGGACCGGCCAGATCCTCTGGTCCACCCCCGCCGGCGGTGACAACGGCCGGGGCGTGTCCGGTGACATCTGGTCCGGCAGCGCGGGCGCCGAGTCGTGGTCGTCGCTCGTGAGCGGCGTCCGCAACCCCAAGGGCGCGGTGGTCGCCAGCCGTAAGCCCGGGTCCAGCAACTTCCTGGCGTGGTGGGACGGCGACACGGTCCGCGAACTCCTCGACGGCACCCACATCGACAAGTACGGCACCTCCGGCGACACCCGCCTGCTGACCGGCTCCGGGGTCCACTCCAACAACGGCACCAAGTCGACGCCGTCCCTCTCCGGCGACATCCTCGGCGACTGGCGCGAGGAGGTCATCTGGCCGACGTCCAACAACACGGCCCTGCGGATCTACTCCACGCCGTACCAGACCACTACGCGGATCACGACCCTCCTCCACGACACCCAGTACCGCACGGCCCTGGCCTGGCAGAACACCGCCTACAACCAGCCCCCGCACCCCAGCTTCTTCATCGGCGCCAACATGCCCACGCCACCCCGCCCCACCGTCGCGCTGCCGAACAGCCTCTGAGCCGGACAGCCGTCTTCCCTGATGCTTGAGCGAGTTCAGGCATGAGGGAAGGGGTGTTCGTCGAACGAGTAGAACCTGGCACGGGTAACGCAGCACTGGCATTGGTGCACGTATCGCGCTGATGGTTGTTCTTGGGGTACTGCACCTGTCGGAGATGGCGGTCGCACGGACTGGGCTGAAGTCCGGGGACCCGGTACCGCCTTCTTCTGGCCTCATGGTTGTTGCCGCCGAGACCGTCAGAGGATTGCTGCCGCGTACCATTTCCGCCGAGATCATCGCCCACCGCAGCACAGGCGCCGGTCTGTCCTTGTCTCGCGTCCCCGACCCGATCCGCGGCTCCGTCCCGGTGGCCGCGAAGCCGCCGCTCGCTCGCTGACAAGCCACGAGAATCGAAAGGCGCTGAGGACGCTCATGAGGAGCGGGGCGGCGCGGAGTGTAGTCACCCTGGCCGTGAAAACGTCTCAGTCCTACGGCTCTTTCTCTCAACGGGCCGGCATCCGCGAGAGTTTCTCCGACCGGAGCCCGGTTCTGCGTGACAGAGGTTCAGCCGCATGCCTGCAACCTCACCGACCATCCCGCGCAACTCACCTCATGCCATGCCCGCAACCGCCGAAACTCCTCGCGCTTCAACGGCAACTCGCGAATCAGCGAGGAGAGTTGCACATCGTCCCGGGCTCCTGCCGACACTCATCCGCAGAACGCCAGCGACTGTCGCAGCCATGCGGGCCGGTTCGGCGGACCGATCCCAGGCTGCCGGCGAGAGGAACATCCACCGGGCCATGCTCCGCTCCCCGCGCGGCAGTCGGGCACAGTCCCCGAAGACAATGGTGGTGAGCCGGTTCCATCCGAGGATGTCCAGGCGTCGGCTGACGAAGAAGGCGGGCACGCCGAGCGTGCCGCGGAGGTGCTGGGCGGTGGGCTGAAGCAGCTGCGGCAGGGGCGCCGACCGCGGTGTGCTGTTCCGGTCGGCCTGGGCCGGCCGGAACAGATGGTCCCGTTCCTTCTCGGTCGGGCGCTCTGCGTGGGCCAGGGCGTCCGCCACCTCAGCCGACATGCTTACGCCGTAGCCCTGGTCCAGGTGTGCGTAGCTCTGAGAGACCGCAGAAACTCCTTGAGCTTGGCACGCCGGTCAGTCCGGCAGACACTACGTCGTCGGTCGCTACATGTGCAGACATCGCTGTCCTCCGTTTGTCGAACGTGCTCCCAGGCGCGGAGCAGCGCGGCTTCTCCGGCCGGTAGGCGCGCAGTTGACCAGGTCGCACACCGGGTGGCATCGCCACCCGGCCCAACTGCGCGCCCACGAGGATGCGGAGGTACGTACCCGTCGCCGAGACTCGGGTCCTGTTACGTGCCGGCCGGAAGGGCGGAGCCGGCAACGCTGCTGTTGACGCCGCTCATGATGCCGTTGATGATGCCTTGCTGGGTCACCGCGAGGGAGCGCCGGTCGAACAGCCCGAACCCGTACCGGCCGGTTGCACCGTTGTCCCAGTAGACGCTGGCCGCCCCGTACTTCTTGGCGGTGGCCGCGACGGCCCGCGCAAAGTCCGCGCGATACCTGTTGTTCGATGAATCGAACGACGACTTGTCGATCGCGCCGTACTCGCCGACGACCACCGGATACCCCTTCGTGACGAACACGTCGTGCATCGTCTTGAGCTGGGCGTCCAGATAGTCTTCCTGTCCCCAGGTCGACTTCCTCGATGGATTGGTCGCCGCTCGTCCCCACTGCGTGATGGTGCCGCTTTCCTCTCCGGCGAAGTCCCACGGAGCGTAGTGGTGGACGGAGATCATGATCCGCCGTTCACCGGCGGGAATGGAGGGGGAGCGGTACTGGTCGGAGGGAAGCTTGAAGCCGTAATTCCCCGCGGTGTAGTCGATGTTCGTGTTCCAGCCGGCCACGAGCAGCCACCTCGAACTGTTGTTGCCACCCGTCTTCCGTACGGTGTCCACGAAGATCTGGTTGTAACTGTTGATGTTCGAGTAGCACGGTTGGGTCGGACGGCCGTACTGCCCGTCGAACTCCTCGTTCATGGCCTCGAGGATCAGGCGCTGGTCGTAGTTCTTGAACCTGTTCGCGATCTGCTGCCAGGCCTTCTCGTACTTGGCCTTGATCGTCGTCTGGGAGGAGGAATCGCAGATCAACCAGGAGCCGCTGACGTTCTTGTAGCCGTCGCCGTGCATGTTGATCATCACATGCAGGCCCCTGTTGTAGGCGTAGTTGACGACCTCCTGGACCCTGTTCAGCCAGGCGGCGTTGATGGTGTAGTTCGGGCCGGGGCCTATGTATCCCAGGTAGGAGACCGGGATCCGGATCGTCTTGAACCCTGCCGCTCTCACCTTGTCGATGAGGGCCTGTGTCACGGTCGGCTGGCCCCATGCCGTTTCGCTGGGGTATCCGTTGGTGGTGGCTTCGAGCTGGTTCCCCAGATTCCATCCCGCG
The window above is part of the Streptomyces sp. NBC_00425 genome. Proteins encoded here:
- a CDS encoding glycoside hydrolase family 5 protein; this encodes MAQSSASQIVADMGAGWNLGNQLEATTNGYPSETAWGQPTVTQALIDKVRAAGFKTIRIPVSYLGYIGPGPNYTINAAWLNRVQEVVNYAYNRGLHVMINMHGDGYKNVSGSWLICDSSSQTTIKAKYEKAWQQIANRFKNYDQRLILEAMNEEFDGQYGRPTQPCYSNINSYNQIFVDTVRKTGGNNSSRWLLVAGWNTNIDYTAGNYGFKLPSDQYRSPSIPAGERRIMISVHHYAPWDFAGEESGTITQWGRAATNPSRKSTWGQEDYLDAQLKTMHDVFVTKGYPVVVGEYGAIDKSSFDSSNNRYRADFARAVAATAKKYGAASVYWDNGATGRYGFGLFDRRSLAVTQQGIINGIMSGVNSSVAGSALPAGT
- a CDS encoding rhamnogalacturonan lyase — its product is MTDPHRYPRTASPPRRFQRRSSKRLFRGLTAATALALAALTGLPQTAHAATARQVERLDRGLTSVHTGSGNLVSWRWLATDPNDVAFNVYRGATRLNSSPLTTSTNYLDAGAPDSADYTVRAVVNGVEQAPSEHALQFRTGYKDVPISPPPGGTSPGNSPYTYEANDASVGDLDGDGTLDIVLKWQPTNAKDNSQSGYTGNTIVDGIKLDGTRLWRVDLGRNIRSGAHYTQFQVYDYDGDGKAEVAMKTADGTKDGTGAVIGSSSADHRNSSGYVLSGPEYLTMFNGQKGKAMQSVDYVPGRGTVSSWGDSYGNRVDRFLAGTAYLDGSRPSVIMARGYYTRAVIAAWDWRNGQFTRRWTFDSNANSGYAGQGNHQLSVADVDGDGKDEIVYGAMAVDDNGDGLWTTRNGHGDAMHVGDLDPSRPGLEEFKVDEDGSKPSSWMADARTGQILWSTPAGGDNGRGVSGDIWSGSAGAESWSSLVSGVRNPKGAVVASRKPGSSNFLAWWDGDTVRELLDGTHIDKYGTSGDTRLLTGSGVHSNNGTKSTPSLSGDILGDWREEVIWPTSNNTALRIYSTPYQTTTRITTLLHDTQYRTALAWQNTAYNQPPHPSFFIGANMPTPPRPTVALPNSL
- a CDS encoding rhamnogalacturonan acetylesterase, translating into MDMASGLEGHGVRLGVVGLLTLATLVGTGAAHADVATRALPAGCSGTAPIKCHYAVSPGNYDVTVSIGGVTAAETDMWVEARRLMLPATKTAAGANATYSFTVNVRQPEGQPTGQGGTGNPGLDIRFAGTNPQVKAVSVKPATQPLVAYLAGDSTVCDQPVAPYTGWGQMITPAVRPGASVANYADSGESSGSFLRNSALFPALLSKVKANDAVFIQFGHNDKQTSASAFRSNLTSMITQVRAKGGVPVLVTPPVRRQFNGSRLTPTALHVNGLQVNLPAEMRSVGTAQNVPVIDLTTKSKTLVESLGPSASAQLFLRSSVDGVTDNTHFSQYGASQMGGLVLQSIREQRLPLAAYLR
- a CDS encoding MmyB family transcriptional regulator, translated to MSAEVADALAHAERPTEKERDHLFRPAQADRNSTPRSAPLPQLLQPTAQHLRGTLGVPAFFVSRRLDILGWNRLTTIVFGDCARLPRGERSMARWMFLSPAAWDRSAEPARMAATVAGVLRMSVGRSPGRCATLLADSRVAVEARGVSAVAGMA
- a CDS encoding ABC transporter substrate-binding protein gives rise to the protein MAVSRRRFLALGAGAAAGGFGPAGCGSQRSLGDPDEITLWTWDRSVSDELVTRAETKGIPGAQGLRLSRTNIGGHFNTKVRTALAGKSLVPDIIGINSDVATYFPNQDVFVDLNDFGAAELKDRYLDWKWNECVTPEGRMIAFPMDTGPTGLFYRADLLQEAGITTDPKELAARAPDWDGFITLGKELRKFQERAVICPNIRHVWSIRLGQLGSKFMTEDGRYIGDRDELREAFELAYRIGRDGLSAGAPEGSPDLYGVITSGRQPVGIGAVWWGLAFPESAAPKTKGTWRVADPPGGSGNVGGSFLAVTKYSKNPEAAYKFITWLQSPENQVKAFTEMSLFPSSPHSFTSPEMREPRPFYGGQRTIEVFGPSARQVRTVYKSPYDRVMDPVFAAELANVESGKNVDTAWRDTQNTIERELTREGAI
- a CDS encoding SGNH/GDSL hydrolase family protein, yielding MRNLRILITTALVIALSSLGVSAASAADRVATNCTSASHAQTSAAPAAAAPVTVWLAGDSTMANPSSGRCPVGWGSQFDALFNSDVTVKNQAVGGRSIQTWLYEGNVSSTKGSDGECRLTSSTYSSRWQAMLNSTTGMKAGDYLFIQFGINDSSSTCPRHVGPARYQQLMTMMAQAALARGAHPVLLTPVAAITCSGSTATKNRGFVNETFAAGSATRAPVIDLQTLSVSLYNSLHFCPNNGDYGGSGPLGTFFCNDHTHFDTYGAQRIAGLVAGDVRRQNLPLAAYLR
- a CDS encoding glycosyl hydrolase 53 family protein; translation: MSPQPPTPAAGRISRRTLLRATTATAGALATAAAFAELETPAEAAASFVKGVDISWAPQMEARGYSWKNASGQTQDLLTILKGYGITAVRLRTFVNPSNDPANGHCGIHEVAAFAKRVKAAGMSIMLDYMFGDTWNSVGVQNPPAAWRNMNYSQMRTAMGTYVNQTMTVMRSNDVLPTWVQIGNEINSGICRPVGSVSNGAQMTGLLNAAYDQVKAVSPNSTVCIHLAQPQKCDVMTTFFSRFAASGGKWDMSVFSSYGSADLAPGIVANMKKISAAYGKPFLQSEFGGRVDRVSATQASLVAYIKALKANGGQGIFYWEPECMSPFTGYNMGAWDSSSKRPTAIMNGFTQA